From the genome of Variovorax sp. RA8, one region includes:
- a CDS encoding cobaltochelatase CobT-related protein encodes MSNTQKQVRHAQQIGELCAAFIRAYSGEPNLHFRGQRLHRGRQPLPWYAPHLHPSPESDDFASFRGTADGLALRLSASDAALHERLRPEEPVERMLFEMLEQFRVESLAPEAMPGMRRNLRHRHEQWSLSFHHSGLTDTARGLLLYAVAQICRARVSGQQVVEETEDMLEATRFALSPLIGHALAGLRRERTDQAAYAVHARAIARTVAAMLHAAGQGEESEDGQEDREAEPDDKRNVFSLVADMDREIVEAFTTADAGRSALLEGEGDAYRVFTTDYDREHEAASLVRRELLVELRETLDRRIAAQGINIARLARELRTLLAEPQREGWDGAQEEGRIDGRRLAQLVASPTERRLFRTERLEPVADCVVGFLIDCSGSMKAHAESVAMLVDVMARALEQAGVASEILGFTTGAWNGGRARRDWLRAGRPAHPGRLNERCHLVFKDAETPWRRARPAIAALLKPDLFREGCDGEAVEWACERLDARAEERKLLLVLSDGSPMDSATNLANDDHYLDHHLQDVVARHEQAGRIGIAGVGVGLDLSPYYSRSHVLDLAAAGGPAMFRELIALMAGFHRR; translated from the coding sequence GTGAGCAATACACAGAAACAGGTGCGGCATGCGCAGCAGATCGGCGAGCTCTGCGCCGCCTTCATCCGCGCTTACAGCGGTGAGCCCAACCTGCATTTCCGCGGCCAGCGCCTGCACCGCGGCCGCCAGCCCCTGCCCTGGTACGCGCCGCATTTGCATCCCTCGCCGGAGAGCGACGACTTCGCATCCTTCCGCGGCACGGCGGACGGCCTGGCGCTGCGGCTCAGCGCATCGGACGCCGCCCTGCACGAACGCCTGCGCCCCGAAGAGCCGGTCGAGCGCATGCTGTTCGAGATGCTGGAGCAGTTCCGCGTGGAGTCGCTCGCGCCCGAGGCCATGCCGGGCATGCGGCGCAACCTGCGGCATCGCCATGAACAGTGGTCCCTGTCCTTCCACCACTCCGGCCTGACCGATACCGCGCGCGGCCTGCTGCTCTACGCGGTCGCGCAGATCTGCCGCGCGCGCGTCAGCGGCCAGCAGGTGGTGGAGGAGACCGAGGACATGCTGGAAGCCACCCGCTTCGCGCTCTCGCCGCTGATCGGCCATGCGCTCGCGGGCCTGCGCCGCGAACGCACCGACCAGGCGGCCTATGCGGTGCATGCCCGCGCCATCGCGCGCACGGTGGCGGCAATGCTGCATGCCGCCGGCCAAGGAGAGGAAAGCGAGGACGGCCAGGAAGACCGCGAAGCCGAGCCCGACGACAAGCGCAATGTCTTCAGCCTGGTCGCCGACATGGACCGCGAGATCGTCGAAGCCTTTACCACCGCCGACGCCGGCCGCAGCGCGCTGCTGGAGGGCGAAGGCGATGCCTACCGCGTCTTCACCACCGACTACGACCGCGAACACGAGGCGGCCTCGCTGGTGCGCCGGGAACTGCTCGTCGAGCTGCGCGAGACGCTGGACCGCCGCATCGCCGCGCAAGGCATCAATATCGCCCGCCTCGCGCGCGAATTGCGCACCCTGCTCGCCGAGCCCCAGCGCGAGGGCTGGGACGGTGCGCAGGAGGAAGGCCGCATCGACGGCCGCCGCCTGGCGCAGCTGGTCGCCTCGCCTACCGAGCGGCGGCTGTTCCGCACCGAGCGGCTGGAGCCGGTGGCGGACTGCGTCGTCGGCTTCCTGATCGACTGCTCGGGCTCGATGAAGGCGCATGCCGAATCGGTGGCGATGCTGGTCGACGTGATGGCGCGCGCGCTGGAGCAGGCCGGCGTGGCCAGCGAGATCCTCGGCTTCACCACGGGCGCCTGGAACGGCGGGCGGGCCCGGCGCGACTGGCTGCGCGCCGGCCGGCCGGCGCACCCGGGCCGCCTCAACGAGCGCTGCCACCTGGTCTTCAAGGATGCCGAGACGCCCTGGCGCCGCGCGCGCCCGGCGATCGCCGCCCTCCTCAAGCCCGACCTGTTCCGCGAAGGCTGCGATGGCGAGGCGGTGGAATGGGCCTGCGAGCGCCTGGACGCACGCGCCGAGGAACGCAAGCTGCTGCTCGTGCTGTCAGACGGCTCGCCAATGGACAGCGCCACGAACCTCGCCAACGACGACCACTACCTCGACCACCACCTGCAGGACGTGGTGGCGCGGCACGAGCAGGCCGGCCGCATCGGCATCGCGGGCGTCGGCGTTGGGCTGGACCTGAGTCCGTACTACAGCCGCAGCCATGTGCTGGACCTCGCGGCCGCGGGCGGTCCGGCGATGTTCCGCGAGCTGATCGCCCTGATGGCCGGGTTCCATCGACGCTGA
- the xsc gene encoding sulfoacetaldehyde acetyltransferase, with product MTKQPPATPARAAVTGVQKMTPSEAFVETLVANGVTDMFGIMGSAFMDAMDIFAPAGIRLIPVVHEQGAGHMADGYARVSGRHGVVIGQNGPGISNCVTAIAAAYWAHSPVVIVTPETGTMGMGLGGFQEANQLPMFQEFTKYQGHVNNPKRMAEYTARCFDRAISEMGPTQLNIPRDYFYGEVECEIPKPMRVERGSGGENSLAAAVELLATAKFPVILSGGGVVMGDAVEECKALAERLGAPVANGYLRNDSFPASHPLWAGPLGYQGSKAAMKLIAQADVVLALGSRMGPFGTLPQHGMDYWPKNAKIIQVEAEHTNLGLVKKITVGIHGDAKAVAKALLARLADRTLACDATKAERAAKIKEEKDAWEKELDGWTHERDPYSLDMIQEAEKEGGKWLHPRQVLRELEKAMPPRAMVSTDIGNINAVANSYLRFEEPRSFFAPMSFGNCGYSLPTMIGAKLAAPDRPAIAYAGDGAWGMSMVEIMTCVRHEIPVTAVVFHNRQWGAEKKNQVDFYNRRFVAGELESESFAGIAKAMGAEGIVVDRLEDVGPALKKAVDMQMNQGKTTVIEVMCTRELGDPFRRDALAKPVRLLEKYKDYV from the coding sequence ATGACCAAGCAACCCCCCGCCACGCCCGCCCGCGCCGCCGTCACCGGCGTGCAGAAGATGACGCCCTCCGAGGCCTTCGTCGAAACCCTGGTCGCCAACGGCGTGACCGACATGTTCGGCATCATGGGCTCGGCCTTCATGGACGCGATGGACATCTTCGCGCCCGCCGGCATCCGCCTGATCCCCGTGGTGCACGAGCAGGGCGCTGGCCACATGGCCGACGGCTATGCGCGCGTCTCCGGCCGCCATGGCGTGGTGATCGGCCAGAACGGCCCGGGCATCAGCAACTGCGTGACCGCCATTGCGGCGGCTTACTGGGCGCACAGCCCGGTGGTGATCGTCACGCCCGAGACCGGCACCATGGGCATGGGCCTGGGCGGCTTCCAGGAAGCCAACCAGCTGCCGATGTTCCAGGAGTTCACCAAGTACCAAGGCCATGTGAACAACCCCAAGCGCATGGCCGAATACACGGCGCGCTGCTTCGACCGCGCGATCTCCGAAATGGGCCCGACGCAGCTCAACATCCCGCGCGACTACTTCTACGGCGAGGTCGAGTGCGAGATCCCCAAGCCCATGCGCGTGGAGCGCGGCTCGGGTGGCGAGAACAGCCTGGCGGCTGCGGTCGAGCTGCTGGCCACCGCCAAGTTCCCCGTCATCCTCTCGGGCGGCGGCGTGGTGATGGGCGACGCGGTCGAGGAATGCAAGGCCCTGGCCGAGCGCCTGGGCGCGCCGGTGGCCAACGGCTACCTGCGCAACGATTCCTTCCCCGCCAGCCATCCGCTGTGGGCCGGCCCGCTGGGCTACCAGGGCAGCAAGGCCGCGATGAAGCTGATCGCGCAGGCCGACGTCGTGCTCGCGCTCGGCTCGCGCATGGGCCCGTTCGGCACGCTGCCGCAGCACGGCATGGACTACTGGCCCAAGAACGCCAAGATCATCCAGGTCGAGGCCGAGCACACCAACCTGGGCCTGGTGAAGAAGATCACCGTCGGCATCCACGGCGACGCCAAGGCGGTGGCCAAGGCGCTGCTCGCGCGCCTGGCGGACCGCACGCTCGCCTGCGACGCCACCAAGGCCGAGCGCGCCGCGAAGATCAAGGAAGAGAAAGACGCATGGGAGAAAGAGCTCGACGGCTGGACCCATGAGCGCGACCCCTACAGCCTCGACATGATCCAGGAGGCCGAGAAGGAAGGCGGCAAGTGGCTGCACCCGCGGCAAGTGCTGCGCGAACTGGAGAAGGCGATGCCGCCGCGCGCCATGGTCTCCACCGACATCGGCAACATCAACGCCGTGGCCAACAGCTACCTGCGCTTCGAGGAGCCGCGCAGCTTCTTCGCGCCGATGAGCTTCGGCAACTGCGGCTACTCGCTGCCCACCATGATCGGCGCCAAGCTGGCCGCGCCGGACCGCCCGGCCATCGCCTACGCGGGCGACGGCGCCTGGGGCATGAGCATGGTCGAGATCATGACCTGCGTGCGCCACGAAATCCCGGTGACGGCGGTGGTCTTCCACAACCGCCAGTGGGGCGCGGAGAAGAAGAACCAGGTCGACTTCTACAACCGCCGCTTCGTCGCCGGCGAGCTGGAGAGCGAGAGCTTCGCAGGCATCGCCAAGGCCATGGGCGCCGAGGGCATCGTGGTCGACCGGCTGGAGGACGTGGGCCCCGCGCTCAAGAAGGCGGTGGACATGCAGATGAACCAGGGCAAGACCACGGTGATCGAGGTCATGTGCACGCGCGAACTGGGCGACCCCTTCCGCCGCGACGCGCTCGCCAAGCCCGTGCGCCTGCTCGAAAAGTACAAGGACTACGTCTGA
- a CDS encoding IclR family transcriptional regulator: MIRAMEVVNALKPETAELNGDTPTMRLFALLEVIAAKDQRYALQDLVEATGLPKPTLHRMLQQLETAGLLQREGDSRLYGIGTRLRRLAENLLLNDSHHGARHTVLRQLVEEIGESCNLTALSGSEVVYLDRVETAAPLRFYLHPGSRVPVHCSASGKVFLAQMSPAQRRRLLAHAPLEAYTPRTLTDLDALEREIQRVRKDGCAFDNEEFLPGLLCIAALVPSESGPSNLCIAVQAPVMRMDMEKAKKLLPALQRAALALSRIDADTETDARAQA, from the coding sequence ATGATCCGGGCCATGGAAGTCGTCAATGCCCTGAAACCCGAAACCGCCGAGCTGAACGGCGACACGCCCACCATGCGCCTGTTCGCGCTGCTGGAGGTGATCGCCGCCAAGGACCAGCGCTACGCCCTGCAAGACCTGGTGGAAGCCACCGGCCTGCCCAAGCCCACGCTGCACCGCATGCTCCAGCAGCTGGAGACCGCAGGCCTGCTGCAGCGCGAGGGCGACAGCCGGCTCTACGGCATCGGCACGCGGCTGCGGCGGCTGGCCGAGAACCTGCTGTTGAACGACAGCCACCATGGCGCGCGCCACACGGTGCTGCGCCAGCTGGTGGAGGAGATCGGCGAGAGCTGCAACCTCACCGCGCTTTCGGGCAGCGAGGTGGTCTACCTGGACCGCGTGGAGACGGCGGCGCCGCTGCGCTTCTACCTGCACCCGGGCTCGCGGGTGCCGGTGCACTGCTCGGCCAGCGGCAAGGTATTCCTCGCGCAAATGAGCCCGGCGCAGCGCCGGCGCCTGCTGGCCCACGCACCGCTGGAGGCCTACACGCCCAGGACGTTGACCGACCTGGACGCGCTGGAGCGCGAGATCCAGCGCGTGCGCAAGGACGGCTGCGCCTTCGACAACGAGGAGTTCCTGCCCGGCCTTCTGTGCATCGCGGCACTGGTGCCGAGCGAGAGCGGGCCTTCCAACCTGTGCATCGCGGTGCAGGCACCGGTGATGCGCATGGACATGGAGAAGGCCAAGAAGCTGCTGCCCGCGCTGCAGCGGGCCGCGCTCGCCCTGTCGCGCATCGACGCAGACACCGAGACCGACGCGCGCGCGCAGGCCTGA
- a CDS encoding bifunctional enoyl-CoA hydratase/phosphate acetyltransferase, whose amino-acid sequence MASAAQQLATEPAAHPRLDALVARARERASSRRVRVGLVHPCDAAALDAAARIRDEELAQPVLIGPREAILHAAGAAGVDANDFEIIDCSDTAAESARRAVAMARQGVVGALMKGSLHTDELMSAVVDKTIGLRGDTRISHLFLFDLPRYPKLLGVADCVVNIAPSLEAKRDILGNAIALLRKLGIEQPKVGIVAAVETVNPAIPATVDAQALVAMAHAGAWPGAVVEGPFGFDNVISAEAAHIKKIESRVAGDADLLLVPDLNAGNMLYKSFTYIGGGECAGLVLGARVPIVLTSRADSLPSRIASVALAVLGAAQDSV is encoded by the coding sequence ATGGCTTCAGCAGCACAGCAGCTGGCGACCGAGCCAGCTGCGCATCCCCGGCTCGACGCCCTGGTGGCCCGGGCGCGCGAGCGGGCGAGCAGCCGGCGGGTGCGCGTCGGGCTGGTCCATCCCTGCGATGCGGCGGCGCTCGACGCGGCCGCGCGCATCCGCGACGAGGAGCTCGCGCAGCCGGTGCTGATCGGCCCGCGCGAGGCCATCCTGCACGCGGCCGGCGCGGCCGGCGTCGATGCCAACGACTTCGAGATCATCGACTGCAGCGACACCGCCGCCGAGAGCGCGCGCCGCGCCGTCGCCATGGCGCGCCAGGGCGTGGTGGGCGCGCTCATGAAAGGCTCGCTGCACACCGACGAGCTGATGTCGGCCGTGGTCGACAAGACCATCGGCCTGCGCGGGGACACGCGCATCAGCCACCTTTTCCTGTTCGACCTGCCGCGCTACCCCAAGCTCCTGGGCGTGGCCGACTGTGTGGTCAACATTGCGCCTTCGCTGGAAGCCAAGCGCGACATCCTCGGCAACGCGATCGCGCTGCTACGCAAGCTGGGCATCGAGCAGCCCAAGGTCGGCATCGTGGCCGCGGTGGAGACGGTGAACCCGGCCATCCCGGCCACCGTCGATGCGCAGGCGCTGGTCGCGATGGCACACGCCGGTGCCTGGCCCGGGGCCGTGGTCGAAGGCCCCTTCGGCTTCGACAACGTGATCTCGGCCGAGGCCGCGCATATCAAGAAGATCGAGTCGCGCGTGGCCGGCGATGCCGACCTGCTGCTGGTGCCGGACCTCAACGCCGGCAACATGCTCTACAAGAGCTTCACCTACATCGGCGGTGGCGAATGCGCCGGGCTCGTGCTGGGCGCACGCGTGCCGATCGTGCTGACCTCGCGCGCGGACTCGCTGCCTTCGCGCATCGCCTCGGTGGCGCTCGCGGTGCTGGGGGCCGCGCAGGACTCGGTTTGA
- a CDS encoding LysR family transcriptional regulator — MTEKTDHRLRLTLRQLEVFAATAREGSTRAAAGRVARSQSAASAALADLEAALGAQLFDRIGRRLVLNENGRALLARSVSLVDQAAELQALFFTEQQTPLRIAASFTTGEYLLPGIVLRWKQENPQARARLIIGNSTDVIAAVVGFDADVGFIEGRQTHPDLAVHRWLSDEMVIVAAPTHPLAGRTAGVRELAEAGWVLREEGSGTREATNDWLGRRVGPLNIELELGSSHAIKRVVASGVGVGCMSRYAVADALADGSLVELKTTLPKNSRALSIVLHRERRPGRTMQGFIDFCKSATG; from the coding sequence ATGACCGAAAAAACCGATCATCGACTGCGCCTCACCCTGCGCCAGCTCGAGGTCTTCGCGGCCACGGCGCGCGAGGGCTCGACGCGCGCCGCGGCCGGCCGTGTCGCACGCTCGCAGTCGGCCGCCAGCGCCGCGCTGGCCGACCTGGAAGCCGCGCTCGGCGCCCAGCTGTTCGACCGCATCGGCCGCCGCCTGGTGCTCAACGAGAACGGCCGCGCGTTGCTGGCGCGCTCGGTCTCGCTGGTGGACCAGGCCGCCGAGCTGCAGGCCCTGTTCTTCACCGAGCAGCAGACGCCGCTGCGCATCGCGGCCAGCTTCACCACGGGCGAGTACCTGCTGCCCGGGATCGTGCTGCGCTGGAAGCAGGAGAACCCCCAGGCGCGCGCGCGGCTGATCATCGGGAACAGCACCGACGTGATCGCCGCGGTGGTCGGCTTCGACGCCGACGTCGGCTTCATCGAGGGCCGGCAGACGCATCCCGACCTGGCGGTACACCGCTGGCTCAGCGACGAGATGGTGATCGTGGCCGCGCCGACACACCCGCTGGCGGGACGCACGGCCGGCGTGCGCGAGCTGGCCGAGGCGGGATGGGTGCTGCGCGAGGAAGGCTCCGGCACGCGCGAGGCGACCAACGACTGGCTGGGCCGGCGCGTCGGCCCGCTCAACATCGAGCTCGAGCTGGGCAGCAGCCACGCCATCAAGCGCGTGGTGGCCTCGGGCGTGGGCGTCGGCTGCATGTCGCGCTATGCGGTGGCCGACGCGCTGGCGGATGGCTCGCTGGTGGAGCTGAAGACAACGCTGCCGAAGAACTCGCGCGCGCTCTCGATCGTGCTGCATCGCGAGCGGCGGCCGGGGCGGACGATGCAGGGGTTCATCGACTTCTGCAAAAGCGCGACTGGGTAG
- a CDS encoding AAA family ATPase — MTDIASLKPERLLSVREVFGIDSDLMAPAFAERDDHVPEVDAVYRFNPDVTLAILAGFMRDRRVMVQGLHGTGKSTHIEQVAARLNWPCVRLNLDGHISRLDLVGKDAVVLRDGQQVTEFQEGIVPWALQRPVALIFDEYDAGRPDVMFVIQRILEHGGKFTLMDQNRVLHPHPSFRLFATANTVGLGNLNGLYHGAQRLNHAQIDRWNIVASLDYLPAGEEIAIVQARVPSMKNEAGHAMVRAMVAVADLTRKGFAAGDLSTLMSPRTVITWAENVEIFRDPALAFRLSFVNKCDEAERPLVAEYFQRCFDLELKEE; from the coding sequence ATGACCGACATCGCTTCCCTCAAGCCCGAGCGCCTGCTGAGCGTGCGCGAGGTCTTCGGCATCGACAGCGACCTGATGGCGCCCGCCTTCGCCGAGCGCGACGACCATGTGCCCGAAGTCGACGCGGTCTACCGCTTCAACCCCGACGTGACGCTGGCCATCCTGGCCGGCTTCATGCGCGACCGACGCGTGATGGTCCAGGGCCTGCACGGCACCGGCAAGTCCACACACATCGAGCAGGTGGCGGCCCGGCTGAACTGGCCCTGTGTGCGGCTCAACCTGGACGGCCACATCAGCCGGCTCGACCTGGTGGGCAAGGACGCGGTCGTGCTGCGCGACGGCCAGCAGGTGACGGAGTTCCAGGAAGGCATCGTGCCCTGGGCGCTGCAGCGGCCTGTGGCGCTGATCTTCGACGAGTACGACGCGGGGCGGCCCGACGTGATGTTCGTGATCCAGCGCATCCTGGAGCATGGCGGCAAGTTCACGCTGATGGACCAGAACCGGGTGCTGCATCCGCATCCCTCCTTCCGCCTGTTCGCGACCGCCAACACCGTGGGCCTGGGCAACCTCAACGGGCTCTACCACGGCGCGCAGCGGCTCAACCATGCGCAGATCGACCGCTGGAACATCGTGGCCTCGCTCGACTACCTGCCGGCCGGGGAAGAGATCGCGATCGTGCAGGCGCGCGTGCCCTCGATGAAGAACGAGGCCGGCCACGCGATGGTGCGCGCGATGGTGGCGGTGGCCGATCTCACGCGCAAGGGCTTCGCGGCCGGCGACCTCTCTACGCTGATGTCACCGCGCACCGTGATCACCTGGGCCGAGAACGTGGAGATCTTCCGCGACCCGGCGCTGGCTTTCCGCCTCTCCTTCGTCAACAAGTGCGACGAGGCCGAGCGGCCGCTGGTGGCGGAGTACTTCCAGCGCTGCTTCGATCTGGAGCTGAAGGAGGAATGA
- a CDS encoding sensor histidine kinase: protein MRVQGLERKLEIDTSLAADAGDARMVARMRLVLSVSALLAVFVDPASLRGVDGSTWLLFCGYILHSVVVCVYSELEAPLSQSRVIHWLDICWYALIVLLTDGVHSAFFLFFFFAILTSSFRWGFEEGARVTLASVALFAICAMASATEQDLPRLLLRSTFILALGYMIIYWGRSKVELKRRLALLRAVSRLSNPRFGVDHTVTGILEKIQRFFLESSSCLLVVRDKESGACSLRTIRQGDAHRSPQAERIAPELAALLMTLAPHRAVIYRRVPWLRLPGLACAATYDGEKGRWMKETHPACDGLAELLEADAFISVPVTLRKSEGRLYVLSRCGVFHRPDALFLGHVVAQAFPVIENIELLDRMASDAASQERQKIALDLHDTAVQPYIGLKMGLSALRNKAAADNPLVEDLDKLQDMAARVIGDLRRYAGAVRNGLDRSEQAVPMLLRQQVAQVRDFYGIDIAVCVEGDLNVNDRMAAEILQIVREGLNNICKHTLAHCGAVKLACADGLIRVEIENEADGTQSIEFLPRSIAERASALGGNASVQRGTGGGTSVHVEIPM from the coding sequence ATGCGGGTGCAGGGGCTGGAGCGGAAACTGGAGATCGACACGAGCCTTGCGGCGGATGCCGGGGACGCCCGCATGGTGGCGCGGATGCGGCTGGTGCTCTCCGTCTCGGCCCTGCTCGCAGTGTTCGTCGACCCGGCCAGCCTGCGGGGCGTGGACGGTTCGACCTGGCTGCTCTTCTGCGGCTATATCCTGCACAGCGTGGTGGTGTGCGTCTATTCGGAACTGGAGGCGCCGCTCTCGCAAAGCCGGGTGATCCATTGGCTGGACATCTGCTGGTACGCGCTGATCGTGCTGCTGACGGACGGCGTCCACAGCGCCTTCTTCCTGTTCTTCTTCTTCGCCATCCTCACCTCCTCCTTCCGCTGGGGTTTCGAAGAAGGCGCGCGGGTGACGCTGGCCTCGGTCGCCCTCTTCGCGATCTGCGCCATGGCTTCCGCCACCGAGCAGGATCTTCCGCGCCTGCTGCTGCGCTCCACCTTCATCCTCGCGCTCGGCTACATGATCATCTACTGGGGCCGCTCCAAGGTGGAGCTCAAGCGGCGGCTCGCGCTGCTGCGCGCCGTCAGCCGGCTGTCCAATCCGCGCTTCGGCGTCGACCACACGGTCACCGGCATCCTCGAGAAGATCCAGCGCTTCTTCCTGGAGAGCAGCAGCTGCCTGCTGGTCGTGCGCGACAAGGAGTCCGGCGCCTGCTCATTGCGCACCATCCGGCAGGGCGATGCCCATCGTTCCCCCCAGGCCGAGCGGATCGCCCCCGAACTGGCTGCGCTGCTGATGACGCTCGCGCCCCATCGTGCGGTGATCTACCGCCGCGTGCCCTGGCTGCGCCTGCCCGGCCTCGCCTGCGCAGCCACCTACGACGGCGAGAAGGGGCGATGGATGAAGGAAACCCATCCCGCGTGCGACGGCCTGGCCGAGCTGCTGGAAGCCGATGCCTTCATCAGCGTGCCGGTCACCCTGCGCAAGAGCGAGGGCCGGCTGTACGTCCTGTCCCGGTGCGGCGTGTTCCACCGGCCCGATGCGCTGTTCCTGGGGCACGTGGTCGCCCAGGCCTTTCCGGTGATTGAAAACATCGAGCTGCTCGACCGGATGGCCTCGGACGCGGCATCGCAGGAGCGGCAGAAGATCGCGCTGGACCTCCACGACACCGCCGTCCAGCCCTACATCGGCTTGAAGATGGGCCTCAGCGCGCTGCGCAACAAGGCCGCCGCGGACAACCCGCTGGTCGAGGACCTCGACAAGCTGCAGGACATGGCCGCCCGCGTCATCGGCGACCTGCGCCGGTACGCGGGCGCGGTGCGCAACGGGCTGGACCGGTCGGAGCAGGCGGTGCCGATGCTGCTGCGGCAACAGGTGGCGCAGGTGCGCGACTTCTACGGCATCGACATCGCGGTCTGCGTCGAGGGCGATCTCAATGTGAACGACCGCATGGCCGCGGAGATCCTGCAGATCGTCCGTGAGGGCCTGAACAATATCTGCAAGCACACCCTCGCTCATTGCGGCGCCGTCAAGCTGGCCTGCGCGGACGGGCTGATCAGGGTGGAGATCGAGAACGAGGCGGATGGCACGCAGTCGATCGAATTCCTGCCGCGCTCGATCGCCGAGCGCGCCAGCGCCTTGGGCGGCAATGCCAGCGTCCAGCGCGGCACCGGCGGGGGCACCTCGGTGCACGTCGAAATACCCATGTAG